A DNA window from Pongo abelii isolate AG06213 chromosome 2, NHGRI_mPonAbe1-v2.0_pri, whole genome shotgun sequence contains the following coding sequences:
- the RAB7A gene encoding ras-related protein Rab-7a (The RefSeq protein has 1 substitution compared to this genomic sequence) codes for MTSRKKVLLKVIILGDSGVGKTSLMNQYVNKKFSNQYKATIGADFLTKEVMVDDRLVTMQIWDTAGQERFQSLGVAFYRGADCCVLVFDVTAPNTFKTLDSWRDEFLIQASPRDPENFPFVVLGNKIDLENRQVATKRAQAWCYSKNNIPYFETSAKEAINVEQAFQTIARNALKQETEVELYNEFPKPIKLDKNDRAKASAESCSC; via the exons ATGACCTCTAGGAAGAAAGTGTTGCTGAAGGTTATCATCCTGGGAGATTCTGG aGTCGGGAAGACATCACTCATGAACCAGTATGTGAATAAGAAATTCAGCAATCAGTACAAAGCCACAATAGGAGCTGACTTTCTGACAAAGGAGGTGATGGTGGATGACAGGCTAGTCACAATGCAG ATATGGGACACAGCAGGACAGGAACGGTTCCAGTCTCTCGGTGTGGCCTTCTACAGAGGTGCAGACTGCTGCGTTCTGGTATTTGATGTGACTGCCCCCAACACATTCAAAACCCTAGATAGCTGGAGAGATGAGTTTCTCATCCAGGCCAGTCCCCGAGATCCTGAAAACTTCCCCTTTGTTGTGTTGGGAAACAAGATTGACCTCGAAAACAGACAA GTGGCCACAAAGCGGGCACAGGCCTGGTGCTACAGCAAAAACAACATTCCCTACTTTGAGACCAGTGCCAAGGAGGCCATCAACGTGGAGCAGGCGTTCCAGACGATTGCACGGAATGCACTTAAGCAG GAAACGGAGGTGGAGCTGTACAACGAATTTCCTGAACCTATCAAACTGGACAAGAATGACCGGGCCAAGGCCTCGGCAGAAAGCTGCAGTTGCTGA